One genomic window of Sphingobacterium oryzagri includes the following:
- a CDS encoding response regulator produces the protein MKNKVFVCDDDTAITDMLEMLLETTDLDAVFENDSVHAYTKIKEFGPQVLVIDLWMPVIAGDQLIRRLRKSAEMASLYILCISASRDGEDIAMDAGADAFLAKPFDMDEFIACVEKGISRYSDATVDE, from the coding sequence ATGAAGAATAAGGTATTTGTATGTGACGATGATACGGCGATTACCGATATGCTGGAGATGCTGCTCGAAACGACAGACTTGGATGCGGTATTTGAAAATGATAGTGTGCATGCCTACACAAAAATAAAAGAATTTGGGCCGCAAGTGTTGGTTATTGATCTTTGGATGCCTGTGATAGCTGGCGATCAACTGATCAGACGTTTGCGAAAGTCTGCGGAGATGGCATCGCTTTATATCCTGTGTATATCAGCGAGTCGCGACGGCGAAGACATTGCTATGGATGCCGGAGCTGATGCCTTTTTGGCAAAACCGTTTGATATGGATGAGTTTATTGCTTGCGTAGAAAAAGGAATCTCCCGATATAGTGATGCTACAGTCGACGAATAA
- a CDS encoding DEAD/DEAH box helicase produces MQKQKPYYYQQKDIDLLLAKLNERATQPCRLLYQLPTGGGKTFIFSEIADKFIRATGKHVVILTHRIELCKQTNNVLLNSGVQSKIIDSSTKRIRKNDKHKCFVAMVESLKRRIADGLFSLADVGLVIVDEAHHNSFRKLLARFEHAAVIGVTATPLSSDINLPLNAYYSEIIVGESIANLINEGYLAKPKVHEYDVELNTLKTGISGDFTIGTSDLLFGSEAMLDLLLHAYESHAVKKKTIIFNSGIITSKKVAQLFSNAGYPIKHLDNRTPANERSEILRWFKNTRGAILTSVSLLTVGFDEPTIQSVILYRATTSVTLYHQMVGRGARQLRNKKRFQIIDLGNNTARFGAWDSEIDWKRVFEEPELYLGQIKESVTEIRPISPQLRAQFPASLTLDFDVFAAYEQAMAAGRKASRVIQEAIKQHATMCVENAQSVSEALALVSSLDKQIDQRVKDYVKCLGKVTREYTKWLMADYRRRLAKVITRYMATQNKLAQAV; encoded by the coding sequence ATGCAAAAGCAAAAGCCCTATTACTACCAGCAGAAAGATATCGATCTGCTGCTTGCTAAGCTTAACGAGCGTGCAACGCAGCCATGTCGCTTGTTATACCAGCTTCCAACCGGAGGCGGAAAGACGTTTATTTTCTCCGAAATTGCCGATAAATTTATCCGTGCAACCGGTAAGCACGTCGTCATATTGACGCATCGGATAGAGCTTTGTAAGCAAACGAATAACGTCCTGTTGAATAGCGGCGTGCAAAGCAAGATTATCGATAGCTCAACGAAGCGTATCCGCAAAAATGACAAGCATAAATGCTTTGTGGCGATGGTGGAAAGCCTAAAGCGGCGAATTGCTGACGGCCTTTTTAGCTTGGCAGATGTAGGCTTAGTTATTGTTGATGAAGCGCATCACAACTCTTTTCGCAAATTGTTGGCGCGTTTTGAACATGCTGCGGTTATAGGTGTCACCGCTACGCCGCTATCCAGCGATATCAATTTGCCACTCAACGCTTATTACAGCGAGATCATAGTTGGTGAGTCTATCGCTAACCTCATTAATGAAGGTTATTTGGCGAAACCGAAAGTACACGAGTACGACGTCGAACTTAATACGTTGAAAACAGGTATAAGCGGCGATTTTACGATCGGTACCAGCGATTTGCTTTTCGGATCGGAAGCGATGCTTGACTTGCTTTTGCACGCTTACGAATCGCATGCCGTAAAGAAGAAAACAATTATCTTCAACAGCGGTATTATCACGTCAAAAAAAGTAGCGCAACTTTTCAGTAACGCGGGTTATCCTATAAAGCATTTGGACAACCGCACGCCAGCAAACGAGCGCTCAGAAATTTTGCGCTGGTTTAAAAATACACGCGGTGCGATACTAACCTCGGTTTCGCTCCTGACGGTGGGATTTGATGAGCCAACCATCCAGTCTGTGATTCTTTATCGAGCAACGACATCAGTCACCTTATACCACCAAATGGTCGGTCGTGGTGCCAGACAGTTGCGAAATAAGAAACGATTTCAGATCATTGATCTCGGCAATAACACGGCGCGCTTTGGCGCCTGGGATAGCGAAATCGACTGGAAAAGGGTTTTTGAAGAACCCGAGCTTTACCTCGGACAGATTAAAGAATCTGTAACCGAAATCCGCCCGATTTCTCCGCAGCTTCGCGCCCAATTTCCCGCTAGTCTGACATTAGATTTTGATGTATTTGCCGCTTACGAACAGGCTATGGCTGCAGGTCGTAAAGCTTCCAGGGTAATTCAGGAGGCTATAAAACAACATGCCACCATGTGCGTAGAAAATGCGCAAAGCGTTTCTGAAGCACTTGCGCTGGTGAGCAGTTTAGATAAACAGATCGATCAACGGGTAAAAGATTATGTGAAGTGCTTGGGTAAAGTGACTCGCGAATACACAAAATGGTTAATGGCTGATTACCGTAGACGACTCGCGAAAGTCATCACCCGGTATATGGCTACTCAAAATAAACTAGCACAGGCGGTTTAA
- a CDS encoding EamA family transporter, whose amino-acid sequence MWILYALLAAVSAALVVVLTKAGLKNIDSSAAFAVQAIIILIITWTVVLLQPTDVSWKSLETKTWALLIGAGIATTMSTLFSYKALSLGPASYVVTIERTSLVIAVALAIIFLKEKLTWQIVVGSIAIIGGAVLIALSDSSKQ is encoded by the coding sequence ATGTGGATTTTATATGCACTTTTGGCCGCTGTATCGGCAGCCTTGGTTGTGGTACTTACCAAAGCCGGTTTAAAAAATATAGACTCCAGCGCTGCCTTTGCCGTGCAGGCTATTATTATTTTGATCATAACGTGGACGGTCGTCTTGCTGCAGCCGACTGATGTATCGTGGAAATCGCTCGAAACAAAAACCTGGGCACTGCTCATCGGAGCCGGGATTGCGACGACCATGTCTACCTTATTTTCGTATAAAGCCCTTTCCTTAGGTCCTGCTTCCTACGTGGTGACGATCGAACGAACGTCACTGGTTATTGCCGTTGCCTTAGCTATTATTTTTTTAAAAGAAAAGCTCACCTGGCAAATTGTGGTAGGTAGCATCGCGATAATCGGCGGCGCCGTACTCATTGCGCTTTCCGATTCGAGTAAGCAGTAA
- a CDS encoding PAS domain-containing sensor histidine kinase, whose amino-acid sequence MPKQSNKIEHTEDRLLSPLIYQALDSSASGIIITDNRLPDNPIIYHNAAFEKITGYTKQEIIGHNCRFLQADDRQQAERQKIKEAIQAGEHITVEIRNYKKNGDLFWNELYISPVVDEKGAVTHFIGVQNDVSRRKQVEEKLAMEKDFVEKKVEERTESLRNSQEYLNSIIETIREGLVVLDPNFKVLKVNKAFLKIFKVSEAETIDKLLFDLGNRQWDIQTLRELLLDILPTNNPVLDYVVEHDFPYIGPKTMLLNAHRIELEGSYKDRILLAIEDVTERREIEKRKDDFLSIASHELKTPLTAIRGYIQLLKRFIDAENAKAIDIVEKSDNQIERLNSLIAELLDVSKIKSGKLDIHHNDFDFDKMVKDTIESVQLSNAEHKILLNGHTGVICSGDETHLSQVVANLLSNAIKYSPDKEAIEVDLARFGDHIKVMVKDHGLGINDSDKRKIFERFYRVKNVQKKFSGMGIGLYICQQIILQHGGSIWVDSELGNGSTFSFTIPIKKTGIQNEE is encoded by the coding sequence ATGCCAAAACAATCTAACAAAATAGAGCATACCGAAGATCGGTTATTGTCTCCACTGATATACCAGGCCTTGGATTCCAGCGCTTCGGGAATCATCATTACCGATAATCGACTTCCGGATAATCCGATCATTTACCATAACGCGGCATTTGAGAAAATTACCGGTTACACGAAGCAGGAAATAATCGGGCACAACTGCCGGTTTTTACAGGCAGACGATCGGCAGCAGGCCGAGCGACAAAAAATCAAAGAGGCGATTCAGGCTGGTGAGCATATTACTGTCGAAATCCGCAATTATAAAAAAAATGGTGATTTATTTTGGAATGAGCTCTATATATCGCCCGTCGTGGACGAGAAAGGCGCTGTGACACACTTTATCGGCGTGCAAAACGATGTTTCGCGAAGGAAACAAGTCGAAGAGAAGCTTGCGATGGAGAAGGATTTTGTGGAGAAGAAGGTCGAGGAACGCACAGAAAGTCTACGCAATAGTCAGGAATATTTAAATAGCATTATTGAGACGATACGTGAGGGTTTGGTGGTGCTGGATCCTAATTTTAAGGTATTGAAAGTAAATAAAGCTTTTCTAAAAATATTTAAGGTTAGTGAGGCAGAAACCATTGATAAATTACTTTTTGATCTGGGCAATCGGCAATGGGATATCCAAACGCTTCGTGAATTGCTGCTCGACATATTACCAACGAACAATCCTGTGCTAGACTACGTGGTCGAGCATGATTTTCCGTACATCGGCCCTAAAACGATGTTGCTCAACGCACACCGTATAGAGTTGGAAGGAAGCTATAAAGACAGAATATTACTGGCTATTGAAGATGTTACCGAACGTCGGGAAATTGAGAAACGAAAAGATGATTTCTTGTCTATCGCGAGCCATGAACTCAAAACACCTTTGACCGCCATCAGAGGCTATATACAACTTTTAAAGCGATTTATCGATGCGGAGAACGCAAAGGCCATCGACATCGTCGAAAAATCGGATAACCAAATTGAACGCTTAAATAGTCTGATCGCCGAGCTGCTCGATGTATCTAAGATAAAAAGCGGCAAATTGGATATTCATCACAACGACTTCGACTTTGACAAAATGGTGAAAGACACGATAGAAAGTGTGCAGCTCAGTAATGCGGAACATAAAATCTTGTTAAATGGGCATACGGGCGTCATCTGTAGCGGTGATGAGACTCATTTAAGCCAGGTTGTAGCCAATCTGCTTTCTAACGCTATCAAATATTCGCCGGATAAGGAAGCAATCGAAGTGGATCTGGCCCGATTTGGCGATCATATCAAGGTGATGGTCAAAGATCATGGACTAGGCATCAACGACAGCGATAAGCGGAAAATTTTCGAACGCTTTTACCGAGTTAAAAATGTACAGAAGAAATTTTCTGGAATGGGTATCGGACTTTACATCTGTCAGCAAATTATTTTGCAGCATGGCGGCTCGATATGGGTAGATAGTGAACTGGGTAATGGATCAACATTTAGTTTTACCATTCCAATTAAAAAAACAGGTATACAAAATGAAGAATAA